The following proteins come from a genomic window of Rhizobium sp. 007:
- a CDS encoding potassium transporter Kup, whose protein sequence is MTSTKPPGNGPQAENHHRGPENFPLLVLGALGVVYGDIGTSPIYAFREALRVSGQVSGMVDGKQILGLLSLIVWSLTSIVAIKYVGFVLKADNKGEGGTLSLMSLARESLEGRPVWVLVLGIAGASLFLGDAIITPAISVLSAVEGLEVVAPQLSHWVVPTTVVIITVLFLVQRFGTGGVAKVFGPVTAVWFLTLGVSGLAHILQQPLILSAINPLHAIQFLGTHAGISVSVLGAVFLAVTGAEALYVDLGHFGRKPIVFAWFALVFPSLLLNYFGQGAYVLSHPEDIEHPFFAMQPEWAQFPVVALATAATVIASQAVISGAYSLIRQAMHLNLLPRFSIRHTSETQAGQIYMPQINALLFVAVIALVITFRNSSGLSAAYGIAVTGEMLITAILLFVVVRRVWRWRRTLALIVIAPLILIDTSFFVANVAKFGQGGWVPVAVALTAAFLMQTWISGRRLLTIRTRADEVPLTMIIDNLTRKKPSTVPGTAVFLTSDVEGAPTALLHSMKHYKVLHEHNIILSVLTSPSPYVADDEKIFLESLHPLFSRIVITFGYMETPNIPRALILARKLGLKFDIMSTTFFLSRRTILPSEKGGMPLWQDRVFIALAHNASNATEYFRLPTGRVVELGIQVTI, encoded by the coding sequence TTGACCTCGACGAAGCCACCCGGGAACGGACCCCAAGCCGAAAACCATCACCGGGGACCGGAAAATTTCCCCCTCCTCGTTCTCGGAGCCCTCGGCGTCGTCTACGGCGATATCGGCACAAGCCCGATTTATGCATTCCGCGAAGCCCTGAGAGTCTCCGGTCAGGTGTCAGGGATGGTCGATGGCAAGCAAATTCTCGGTTTGCTTTCCCTGATTGTCTGGTCATTGACCTCCATCGTCGCCATCAAATATGTCGGCTTCGTTTTGAAAGCCGATAACAAAGGAGAAGGCGGCACACTTTCACTGATGTCACTCGCCCGAGAGAGCCTTGAAGGCAGGCCGGTTTGGGTCCTTGTTCTTGGCATTGCCGGCGCGTCGCTGTTTCTGGGCGATGCCATTATCACTCCTGCGATATCGGTATTATCGGCGGTCGAAGGCCTCGAGGTGGTCGCCCCGCAGCTTTCGCATTGGGTCGTTCCGACCACGGTTGTCATCATAACGGTACTGTTTCTCGTTCAACGGTTCGGGACGGGCGGTGTCGCAAAGGTATTCGGTCCCGTCACCGCAGTATGGTTTTTAACCCTTGGCGTCTCCGGCCTTGCGCACATCCTCCAACAGCCCTTGATCCTCTCGGCCATCAATCCGCTTCACGCCATACAATTTCTCGGCACGCATGCTGGAATTTCAGTGTCGGTTCTGGGTGCAGTGTTCCTGGCGGTAACCGGCGCTGAGGCGCTCTATGTGGATCTTGGGCATTTCGGGCGCAAGCCGATCGTCTTTGCCTGGTTCGCGCTGGTGTTTCCAAGCCTGCTTTTGAATTATTTCGGTCAGGGCGCATATGTCCTCAGCCATCCTGAGGACATCGAACATCCTTTTTTTGCAATGCAGCCCGAATGGGCGCAATTTCCTGTGGTTGCTCTCGCTACCGCTGCAACCGTCATTGCCAGCCAAGCGGTCATATCCGGGGCATATTCCCTTATCCGCCAAGCGATGCATCTCAATCTTCTGCCGCGCTTCAGCATCCGCCATACGTCGGAAACTCAGGCCGGACAAATCTACATGCCCCAGATCAATGCCTTGTTGTTCGTCGCCGTCATCGCATTGGTGATCACGTTTCGAAATTCCAGCGGTCTGTCCGCCGCCTACGGGATCGCCGTCACCGGTGAGATGCTCATTACCGCTATTTTGCTTTTCGTCGTCGTGCGACGCGTCTGGAGATGGCGACGGACACTTGCATTGATCGTAATCGCTCCGCTGATCCTGATCGACACCAGCTTCTTCGTCGCCAACGTCGCAAAGTTCGGACAAGGCGGCTGGGTTCCTGTCGCCGTGGCCCTCACCGCTGCGTTCTTGATGCAAACCTGGATTTCCGGACGTCGCTTGCTGACAATTAGAACGAGGGCGGACGAGGTCCCCCTCACGATGATCATTGACAATCTGACAAGGAAAAAGCCATCAACCGTGCCGGGAACTGCAGTGTTTCTGACGAGTGACGTCGAAGGTGCGCCCACTGCTCTCTTGCATAGCATGAAGCACTACAAGGTGCTGCACGAGCACAATATCATCCTCTCCGTTCTGACGTCCCCGTCACCTTATGTCGCCGATGACGAGAAAATCTTCCTTGAGAGCCTGCATCCCCTGTTCAGCCGCATCGTCATCACCTTTGGCTATATGGAGACCCCCAACATTCCCCGCGCCCTTATCCTGGCGCGCAAGCTCGGCCTGAAATTCGATATCATGTCGACGACCTTTTTCCTGTCGCGCAGGACGATCTTGCCGTCCGAGAAAGGCGGCATGCCGCTGTGGCAGGATCGGGTGTTCATCGCACTCGCGCACAATGCCAGCAACGCAACTGAGTATTTCCGGCTCCCGACCGGGCGTGTCGTCGAACTCGGGATCCAGGTGACGATCTGA
- a CDS encoding flavin reductase family protein, producing MSISFDFTALSERERYKLMIGTIIPRPIALVTTVDEEGRINAAPFSFFNCLSADPPILALGVENHPDMSFKDTAHNIRMTEVFTVNIVSFSIAEAMHVCGAKYPRGVDELKEAGLTAMPGEKVGSPWIAEAPAAFECRRHVTLELGKSRQVILGEIVFAHYRDGVVDPQRLHVDPAAVDAIARLGGDICSTVRDRFEMLTPKL from the coding sequence ATGAGCATCTCCTTCGACTTTACGGCACTGAGCGAGCGCGAGCGCTACAAGCTGATGATCGGCACGATCATTCCGCGTCCGATCGCGCTGGTAACGACGGTGGATGAGGAGGGCCGCATCAATGCCGCACCCTTTTCCTTCTTCAACTGCCTTTCGGCCGACCCGCCGATCCTGGCGCTGGGTGTCGAGAACCATCCGGACATGTCCTTCAAGGATACCGCCCACAATATCCGCATGACCGAGGTTTTCACCGTCAACATCGTCTCCTTTTCAATCGCCGAGGCGATGCATGTCTGCGGTGCGAAGTATCCGCGCGGTGTCGACGAGCTGAAGGAGGCGGGTCTGACCGCCATGCCCGGAGAAAAGGTCGGTTCGCCCTGGATTGCGGAGGCTCCTGCCGCCTTCGAATGCCGCAGGCATGTGACGCTGGAGCTTGGCAAGTCGCGCCAGGTGATCCTCGGTGAAATCGTCTTTGCGCATTATCGTGACGGGGTTGTCGATCCGCAGCGCCTTCACGTTGATCCAGCAGCAGTCGATGCGATCGCCCGCCTTGGCGGCGACATCTGCTCCACCGTGCGCGACCGCTTCGAGATGCTGACGCCGAAGTTGTAG
- a CDS encoding aspartate/glutamate racemase family protein, whose translation MRILLVNPNTTASMTEKAAIAARAVAATGTDIIAATSRMGPVSIEGHYDGALAIPGLLMELKERQAVGYDAAVVACFDDTGLDAARAFADVPVLGLCESAVATAGFLAQRFTVVTTLERSRVLIDNLVRRYGMGGRAKVRACDIPVLELENEGSGAIGKLRAEIEKALSEDGAEAIVLGCAGMTDLARDLQEIYGVPVVDGVAAAVKQAEALVSLGLSTSKRGSYASPLPKAFTGAMSRFAPMRMPS comes from the coding sequence ATGCGCATATTGCTGGTAAACCCCAACACGACGGCCTCGATGACGGAAAAGGCTGCTATCGCCGCACGCGCTGTCGCTGCAACAGGAACGGACATCATCGCTGCCACGTCCCGTATGGGACCGGTTTCGATCGAAGGCCATTATGACGGGGCGCTGGCAATCCCGGGACTGCTGATGGAGCTGAAGGAGCGCCAGGCGGTCGGCTATGACGCGGCGGTCGTCGCCTGCTTCGACGACACCGGCCTTGATGCCGCGCGCGCCTTTGCCGATGTGCCGGTGCTCGGCCTTTGCGAATCTGCGGTAGCGACGGCCGGCTTCCTGGCGCAACGCTTCACGGTCGTTACCACGCTGGAACGCTCCCGCGTGCTCATCGACAATCTTGTCCGCCGCTACGGCATGGGCGGCCGGGCGAAGGTAAGGGCGTGCGACATCCCGGTGCTCGAGCTCGAAAACGAGGGCTCTGGTGCCATCGGAAAGCTTCGGGCTGAAATCGAAAAGGCGCTTTCAGAAGATGGTGCAGAAGCAATCGTGCTCGGCTGTGCGGGCATGACCGACCTCGCGCGCGATTTGCAGGAGATCTATGGTGTTCCGGTCGTCGATGGCGTCGCCGCGGCCGTGAAGCAGGCCGAAGCGCTGGTGTCGCTCGGACTTTCGACCAGCAAGCGCGGCTCCTATGCCTCGCCGCTTCCCAAGGCCTTCACGGGCGCGATGAGCAGATTTGCCCCGATGCGGATGCCAAGCTGA
- a CDS encoding ABC transporter permease, whose amino-acid sequence MNHEKRTVEFYVLAVFFAVFVVFLYGPLSAVLILSFQGPDGGLTFPLNGVSVHWFFNLFEKQAVGDFGASFKRSFLLGLMVMIVTVVVSLLAGLAFRRKFRGSTALFYATVASLVVPSIIISLGIGVVFQQGGLKPAWYSSAFGAHLTWTLPFGVLIMFAVFNRFSPAYEEAARDLGASSWQTFRHVVLPMILPSLIGVGLFGFTLSYDEFARTLMTSGTYNTLPLEIYGMTTNVTTPVLYALGTVTTLFSFTIILVALGIMMMLSGRQAKIK is encoded by the coding sequence ATGAACCATGAAAAGCGAACCGTCGAATTCTATGTGCTCGCGGTCTTTTTCGCCGTCTTCGTGGTCTTTCTCTACGGCCCGCTCTCGGCGGTTCTGATCCTGTCATTCCAGGGGCCGGACGGGGGCCTGACCTTCCCGCTGAACGGGGTTTCGGTTCACTGGTTCTTCAACCTTTTCGAAAAGCAGGCCGTCGGCGATTTCGGCGCATCCTTCAAACGGTCCTTTTTGCTCGGCCTGATGGTGATGATCGTCACCGTCGTCGTTTCGCTGCTCGCAGGTCTGGCCTTCCGGCGGAAATTCCGAGGCTCGACGGCACTGTTTTATGCGACCGTTGCGAGCCTCGTTGTCCCCTCGATCATCATTTCGCTCGGCATCGGCGTCGTCTTCCAGCAGGGCGGCCTGAAGCCCGCCTGGTATTCCTCGGCTTTCGGCGCGCACCTCACCTGGACGCTGCCGTTCGGCGTGCTGATCATGTTTGCCGTCTTCAACCGCTTCTCTCCGGCTTATGAGGAAGCGGCGCGCGATCTCGGCGCAAGCTCATGGCAGACCTTCCGGCACGTCGTTTTGCCGATGATCCTGCCGAGCCTGATCGGCGTCGGCCTTTTCGGCTTCACGCTCTCCTATGACGAATTCGCCCGCACGCTGATGACGTCGGGCACCTACAACACGCTGCCGCTCGAGATCTACGGCATGACGACAAACGTCACGACGCCCGTGCTTTATGCGCTCGGAACGGTGACGACGCTCTTCTCCTTCACCATTATCCTCGTCGCGCTCGGCATCATGATGATGCTCAGCGGGCGGCAGGCAAAGATCAAATGA
- a CDS encoding ABC transporter permease, translated as MATIASAQPSEKAERVRSGGFRLPLAAISYLQALPLFLILGFFFLLPIAMIAVVSFWDYDFAGLYPAFLTMNYTETLGSWVTWKIYLNTLKFTVIVFALTLLIGFWVAYFLAFHIRKTSTQMILFLVCTVPFMTSNIIRMISWIPVLGRNGLVNTTLIEMGLIPQPIEWLLYSDFAVVLAMVHLYTLFMVTPIFNTLMRIDRSLFEAARDAGASGWQILWNVVIPLAKPGMAIGTIFVVTLVMADFSTVQVMSGGQSASVALMMKNQMSLLQYPAAAANAVVLLVVVLLMVAAILRVVDIRKEL; from the coding sequence ATGGCAACGATCGCTTCCGCACAACCCAGTGAGAAGGCTGAGCGTGTTCGAAGTGGCGGCTTTCGCCTGCCGCTGGCTGCGATTTCCTATCTCCAGGCCTTGCCGCTCTTTCTGATCCTCGGTTTCTTCTTCCTGCTGCCGATCGCGATGATCGCGGTCGTGAGCTTCTGGGATTACGACTTTGCGGGGCTCTATCCCGCCTTCCTCACCATGAATTATACCGAGACGCTCGGTTCATGGGTCACCTGGAAGATCTACCTTAACACGCTCAAATTCACCGTCATCGTCTTCGCGCTGACGCTCCTCATCGGCTTTTGGGTCGCCTATTTCCTGGCTTTCCATATCCGCAAGACCTCGACGCAGATGATCCTCTTCCTTGTCTGCACCGTCCCCTTCATGACGTCGAACATCATCCGCATGATCTCGTGGATTCCGGTGCTCGGCCGCAATGGGCTCGTCAATACGACGCTGATTGAGATGGGCCTCATTCCGCAGCCGATCGAGTGGTTGCTCTATTCCGATTTCGCCGTCGTACTCGCCATGGTGCACCTTTATACGCTCTTCATGGTGACGCCGATCTTCAACACGCTGATGCGCATCGACCGCTCGCTGTTCGAGGCGGCGCGCGATGCCGGTGCCAGCGGCTGGCAAATCCTCTGGAACGTCGTCATCCCGCTTGCAAAACCCGGCATGGCGATCGGTACGATCTTCGTCGTGACGCTGGTGATGGCGGATTTTTCGACCGTGCAGGTCATGTCCGGTGGCCAGAGCGCTTCGGTCGCATTGATGATGAAAAACCAGATGTCGCTGCTGCAGTATCCGGCCGCTGCCGCCAATGCGGTCGTGCTTCTGGTCGTCGTGCTCTTGATGGTCGCCGCCATCCTGCGCGTCGTCGACATCCGCAAGGAGCTTTGA
- a CDS encoding PotD/PotF family extracellular solute-binding protein: MTTETKTTKTEKGMSRRSLLKTGAAAIGAAAGSGLITGFPTIWAQSSITLRQFGTGVSNINAIAEQCKKDLGITLEMTATDSDAAAQRAVTQPDSYDIADIEYWIAKKVFPTGVLQPMDTSKLKYFDKIVPLFINGKMKPDSVIAQGTAPHTVGFVEGADSKTFAKEPTKWMTMVPTIYNADTLGIRPDLVGREITTWADIMDPKFKGKTSILNIPSIGIMDAAMIMEAMGNIKYADKGNMTKEEIDKTIEFLIKAKSEGQFRAFWKSFDESVNLMASGEVVIQSMWSPAVAAVRSKGIACKYQPLKEGYRAWGGGLGLASHLKGAQLDAAYEYINWYTSGWVGGYLNRQGYYSACMETAKGFMSADEWGYWIEGKPAQGDILSPEGKVMEKAGAVRDGGSFEARMGAVACWNSVMDEDRYMVRRWNEFIAA; this comes from the coding sequence ATGACGACTGAAACGAAGACAACCAAGACTGAGAAGGGCATGTCCCGCCGTTCGCTTTTGAAGACGGGCGCTGCCGCCATCGGTGCGGCCGCCGGCTCGGGCCTGATCACCGGCTTTCCGACGATTTGGGCGCAGTCCAGCATCACGCTTCGCCAGTTCGGCACGGGCGTCTCCAATATCAACGCGATCGCCGAACAGTGCAAGAAGGACCTCGGCATCACGCTTGAGATGACGGCAACGGACTCGGACGCTGCTGCCCAGCGTGCCGTCACCCAGCCGGACAGCTATGACATCGCCGACATCGAATACTGGATTGCCAAGAAAGTCTTTCCGACCGGCGTCCTTCAGCCGATGGATACGTCGAAGCTGAAATATTTCGACAAGATCGTGCCGCTCTTCATCAACGGCAAGATGAAGCCGGACAGCGTCATTGCGCAGGGTACTGCACCGCATACGGTCGGCTTCGTCGAAGGCGCCGATTCCAAGACCTTCGCCAAGGAGCCGACGAAGTGGATGACGATGGTTCCGACCATTTACAACGCCGACACCCTGGGCATCCGACCGGATCTCGTCGGCCGCGAGATCACCACTTGGGCCGACATCATGGATCCGAAGTTCAAGGGCAAGACCTCGATCCTGAATATTCCCTCGATCGGCATCATGGATGCCGCGATGATCATGGAAGCCATGGGCAACATCAAATATGCCGACAAGGGCAACATGACCAAGGAAGAGATCGACAAGACGATTGAATTCCTGATCAAGGCAAAGAGCGAAGGCCAGTTCCGCGCCTTCTGGAAGAGCTTCGACGAGTCGGTCAACCTGATGGCGTCGGGCGAGGTCGTCATCCAGTCCATGTGGTCGCCGGCCGTTGCCGCTGTCCGTTCCAAGGGTATTGCCTGCAAGTATCAGCCGCTCAAGGAAGGCTACCGCGCATGGGGCGGCGGTCTCGGCCTTGCCTCGCACCTCAAGGGCGCTCAGCTCGACGCCGCCTACGAGTACATCAACTGGTACACGTCCGGCTGGGTCGGCGGCTACCTCAACCGCCAGGGCTACTACTCTGCCTGCATGGAAACCGCCAAGGGCTTCATGTCGGCCGACGAATGGGGCTACTGGATCGAGGGCAAGCCGGCGCAGGGCGATATTCTCTCGCCGGAAGGCAAGGTCATGGAGAAGGCCGGCGCCGTCCGCGATGGCGGCTCCTTCGAGGCCCGCATGGGCGCTGTTGCCTGCTGGAACTCGGTCATGGACGAAGACCGCTACATGGTCCGCCGCTGGAACGAGTTCATCGCCGCATAA
- a CDS encoding ABC transporter ATP-binding protein: MSKAAEIDIASVSKVYGATTAVHAISLKIPAGSYCCFLGPSGCGKTSTLRMIAGHESISSGDIRLGNTVVTDFPPAKRGTAMMFQSYALFPHLDLIDNVAFSLKMKGVGKDERRAKALEMLKLMQMEAYATRRPAQLSGGQQQRVALARALITDPEALLLDEPLSALDPFLKIRMRAELKKLQKTLGITFVHVTHSQEEAMALADMIVVMNDGKIEQAAAPRQVFEHPATAFVARFMGDHNVLSGRVVSAEGGVITLKVPEGQTLSVRGEGRKVGEPIDIGIRTDRVRLEAPVEKTLGFHGVVSNIEYRGASVKITAIGAGSDDFTVIASDGDYFAKPVSIGDAVSLSWTLEDAALLGRA; this comes from the coding sequence ATGTCGAAAGCGGCGGAAATCGATATAGCATCCGTTTCGAAGGTTTATGGCGCGACAACTGCTGTGCACGCCATCAGCTTGAAGATTCCGGCTGGATCATATTGCTGCTTCCTCGGCCCATCGGGCTGCGGGAAGACCTCGACGCTGCGCATGATCGCCGGCCATGAAAGCATCTCGTCGGGCGATATCCGCCTTGGCAATACGGTTGTGACCGACTTTCCTCCGGCCAAGCGCGGCACGGCGATGATGTTCCAGTCGTATGCGCTCTTTCCGCATCTGGACCTTATCGACAATGTTGCCTTCAGCCTGAAGATGAAGGGGGTCGGCAAGGACGAGCGCCGGGCCAAGGCGCTGGAGATGCTGAAGCTGATGCAGATGGAAGCTTACGCGACCAGGCGTCCGGCGCAGCTTTCGGGCGGCCAGCAGCAGCGCGTGGCGCTGGCGCGCGCGCTGATCACCGATCCGGAAGCGCTGCTGCTTGACGAGCCTTTGTCGGCCCTCGACCCGTTCCTGAAGATCCGGATGCGCGCGGAGCTCAAGAAGCTTCAAAAGACGCTTGGCATCACCTTCGTCCATGTGACGCACAGCCAGGAAGAGGCGATGGCGCTTGCCGACATGATTGTCGTCATGAATGACGGCAAGATCGAACAGGCGGCAGCACCGCGCCAGGTGTTCGAGCACCCAGCAACGGCTTTCGTCGCCCGTTTCATGGGCGACCACAACGTTCTATCCGGTCGCGTCGTCTCTGCCGAAGGCGGCGTGATCACACTCAAGGTGCCGGAAGGCCAGACACTTTCCGTGCGTGGTGAGGGCAGGAAGGTGGGCGAGCCTATCGATATCGGCATCCGCACCGATCGCGTCCGCCTCGAAGCGCCGGTGGAAAAGACGCTCGGCTTCCACGGCGTGGTTTCCAACATCGAATATCGCGGCGCTTCGGTGAAGATCACCGCAATCGGCGCGGGCAGTGACGACTTCACGGTCATCGCGAGCGACGGCGATTACTTCGCCAAACCCGTATCGATCGGCGATGCGGTGTCTTTGAGTTGGACCCTGGAGGATGCCGCCCTCCTCGGCCGTGCATGA
- a CDS encoding GntR family transcriptional regulator, which translates to MKSTSDAVLSADDSAEISTQQIRDAIRDAIVERRLSPGTKLSEGDVGNLFNVSRTLARAALQALSYEGLVSVEKNRGAFVAYPSPDEARQIFAARRLVEPGILREAAARITPSQIQHLRQLLLEEGRLMSERGQTARRAEIKASGDFHLMLAQISGNAIMQRFMEELVARSSLVIALYGQSTVSSCGHTEHGDIVAAIEHDDLDTACRLMVHHISHIEADLDLRERKSFGLKEAFAI; encoded by the coding sequence ATGAAGTCCACCTCTGACGCAGTTCTTTCGGCAGATGATTCAGCCGAGATAAGCACGCAGCAAATTCGCGATGCGATCCGCGATGCGATCGTCGAGCGGCGCCTTTCTCCCGGCACGAAACTTTCCGAAGGCGATGTCGGAAATCTCTTCAACGTCAGCCGCACGCTTGCCCGCGCCGCGCTCCAGGCCCTGTCCTATGAGGGCCTCGTCAGCGTGGAGAAGAACCGTGGCGCCTTCGTCGCCTATCCGTCCCCGGACGAGGCCCGTCAGATTTTCGCTGCCCGCCGGCTCGTGGAGCCCGGAATCCTGCGCGAAGCGGCCGCGCGCATTACACCTTCGCAGATCCAGCATCTGAGGCAGCTTCTATTGGAAGAGGGTCGTCTGATGAGCGAGCGCGGCCAAACAGCGCGACGCGCAGAAATCAAGGCCTCCGGCGATTTTCACTTAATGCTCGCACAGATTTCCGGCAATGCCATCATGCAGCGCTTCATGGAAGAGCTCGTCGCCCGCTCCTCGCTTGTCATCGCGCTCTACGGGCAGTCGACCGTATCTAGCTGCGGCCACACAGAGCACGGCGATATCGTTGCGGCTATTGAACACGACGATCTCGATACCGCCTGCCGCCTGATGGTGCACCACATTTCTCATATCGAAGCCGATCTGGATCTGCGCGAACGCAAAAGCTTCGGATTGAAGGAAGCCTTTGCGATCTAG
- a CDS encoding alpha/beta hydrolase, giving the protein MACLLLVSSPIGIAHADDASATKSDPRSRAKEIIARLLDDKSDFRDRRLRFEEAMRATPEPTRVQIRQVDADGVDGELIWPARLHHPLGRRAILYLHGGGFYGGSLRSHRNIAASFAKASSADVLLIEYRLLPQYRFPRQVEDAVTAFRWLLESGYEAANIVVIGDSVGGTLALQMSLRQIATNGEKPAAVIAISPVADFEGAGFPAHGEDEVSVSREWLQQVGKEYAGKGSPSLQTVSPINSDYSGFPPILLQVGDKEALRGDVQRLFEKLKAANVDVRLDVVPGLFHEASLFPFWLDQARRSNQNAAEFAMAHFADRPPQ; this is encoded by the coding sequence ATGGCATGCTTGCTTCTGGTATCATCGCCGATCGGTATTGCCCATGCCGACGACGCCAGCGCAACAAAGTCGGACCCGCGATCGCGCGCTAAGGAAATCATCGCTCGGCTTCTGGACGATAAGAGTGATTTTCGCGATCGAAGGCTGCGCTTCGAGGAGGCGATGAGGGCCACGCCTGAGCCGACCCGGGTGCAGATACGCCAGGTCGATGCCGATGGCGTTGACGGCGAGTTGATCTGGCCCGCCCGCCTCCACCACCCGCTTGGCAGGCGGGCGATCCTCTATCTCCACGGTGGAGGCTTTTATGGCGGCTCCTTGCGTAGTCATCGCAACATCGCCGCGTCGTTCGCGAAGGCCTCGTCTGCCGATGTGCTGTTGATCGAATATCGGCTTTTGCCTCAATACCGCTTTCCGAGGCAGGTCGAGGATGCCGTAACCGCATTTCGCTGGCTGCTTGAATCCGGCTACGAGGCGGCAAACATTGTGGTGATCGGCGATTCCGTCGGCGGAACCTTGGCGCTTCAAATGTCCCTTCGCCAGATCGCCACGAATGGCGAGAAGCCCGCTGCCGTGATCGCTATCAGCCCGGTTGCCGATTTTGAGGGTGCAGGGTTTCCGGCGCATGGCGAAGACGAGGTTTCCGTCAGCCGCGAATGGCTGCAGCAGGTGGGGAAGGAATATGCGGGGAAGGGGAGTCCCTCGCTTCAAACCGTGTCGCCGATAAACAGCGATTATTCAGGTTTTCCTCCGATCCTGCTGCAGGTCGGGGACAAGGAGGCTTTGCGGGGGGATGTTCAGCGTCTTTTCGAAAAGCTGAAGGCCGCAAACGTCGATGTGCGGCTCGACGTCGTGCCGGGCCTGTTCCATGAGGCGTCGCTGTTTCCGTTCTGGCTCGACCAAGCCAGGAGATCCAACCAGAATGCGGCGGAATTTGCCATGGCTCATTTCGCCGATAGACCACCGCAATGA
- a CDS encoding methyltransferase, which produces MGAPTPDNIMQLGLGFWASKTTLSAIELGVFTELAAGPADLPALQARLKLHPRSARDFLDALVALKLLERDDGIYRNSPDTDLFLDRAKPSYIGGILEMANARLYGFWGSLTEALRTGEMQNESKHKTDFFAALYAEPERVRGFLRAMSGISAGAAHAIAAKFDWSKYTTFADVGAAQGMVPVVVARAHPHLKAIGFDLPTVQPIFEEFVAQQGLSDRIRFQGGNFFDDPMPNVDVIVMGHILHDWDLAEKKLLLEKAFAALPKGGAVIAYDAVIDDERRENAFGLLMSLNMLIETPGGFDYTGVDCQAWMREAGFVSPRVVPLAGPDSMVIGFKPL; this is translated from the coding sequence ATGGGCGCACCGACACCGGACAACATCATGCAGCTTGGCCTGGGCTTCTGGGCCTCCAAGACAACGCTCAGCGCGATCGAACTCGGTGTCTTCACCGAGCTCGCCGCAGGCCCGGCCGACCTGCCGGCATTGCAGGCCAGGCTCAAACTGCATCCCCGCTCGGCCCGCGATTTCCTCGATGCCCTGGTTGCCCTGAAGCTGCTCGAACGCGACGACGGCATCTACCGCAACAGCCCCGATACGGACCTCTTCCTCGACAGGGCCAAGCCGTCCTATATCGGCGGCATCCTCGAAATGGCCAATGCTCGGCTCTACGGCTTCTGGGGCTCGCTCACCGAAGCCCTGCGGACGGGGGAAATGCAGAACGAAAGCAAGCATAAGACGGACTTCTTCGCCGCGCTCTATGCGGAACCGGAACGGGTGCGCGGCTTCCTCAGGGCCATGAGCGGCATCAGCGCCGGGGCGGCGCATGCGATCGCAGCCAAGTTCGATTGGTCGAAATACACGACATTCGCCGATGTAGGCGCGGCGCAGGGCATGGTGCCGGTGGTGGTCGCGCGGGCTCATCCCCACCTTAAGGCGATCGGCTTCGATCTGCCCACCGTGCAGCCGATATTCGAGGAGTTCGTCGCCCAGCAGGGCCTCTCCGACCGTATCCGCTTTCAGGGCGGCAACTTCTTCGACGATCCGATGCCGAACGTGGATGTGATCGTGATGGGACATATCCTGCACGACTGGGATCTCGCCGAGAAGAAGCTGCTGCTGGAAAAGGCCTTCGCCGCGCTGCCGAAAGGCGGGGCCGTGATCGCCTACGACGCCGTCATCGATGACGAGCGCCGCGAGAACGCCTTTGGGCTCCTGATGAGCCTGAACATGCTGATCGAAACCCCCGGCGGATTCGACTATACTGGCGTCGACTGCCAGGCATGGATGCGCGAAGCGGGCTTCGTGTCCCCGCGCGTCGTGCCGTTGGCGGGGCCGGATTCGATGGTGATCGGATTCAAGCCCTTATGA
- a CDS encoding transposase — MHARADGQGRPLGFVLTGGETSDYRAVPDLLAMPVNRPRRMLADKGYDADAIRQELLFHGTRPVIPPRSTRKDPPPATTEFIKTATASSECSTG, encoded by the coding sequence ATCCACGCCCGTGCAGACGGTCAGGGACGCCCTCTCGGCTTTGTCCTAACGGGCGGTGAAACATCCGACTACCGTGCTGTTCCCGATCTTCTCGCCATGCCGGTAAATCGACCGCGCCGAATGCTCGCCGATAAGGGATACGATGCTGACGCCATTCGCCAGGAGCTTTTGTTCCATGGGACGCGTCCTGTCATTCCGCCTCGCTCAACGCGGAAGGACCCGCCACCTGCGACTACCGAGTTTATAAAGACCGCAACCGCATCGAGCGAATGTTCAACAGGATAA